A segment of the Flavobacteriales bacterium genome:
ACCGTACGTGAGAAAGTAGTTGAATTTCTTTCTGCGCACATTAAGTGTTGCAGAAAGGCCATAGTTGGCAGGATATCCTACGCGGGCTTCTATGCTTCCATTGAATCCCTGGGTCTTTTCTTTTTTAAGCACGATGTTGATGATACCCACCTCACCTTCGGCGTCGTATCGGGCGGATGGATTGGTGATCACTTCCACGCGTTCCACCAGGTCGCCTTGTAGCATGCGGAGCGCATCCGTGCTACTCAGTCCGGTGAGGCCGGAGGGTTTTCCATCGATCAGGATTCGTACATTCTCGCTTCCCCGAAGACTCACATTGCCTTCCACATCCACCTCTACGGAAGGGATGTTATCCAGAACTTCGGCCGCCGTTGCACCGCGGTTATTCAGGTCCTGACCTACGTTGAACACACGTTTATCCAGCTTCAGTTCCATCTGTGGCTTGTCGGCTTCGATGGTTACGGCCTCCAGATCCGTAAAGCTGGATTCGATCTTAATATCTCCCAGGTCAACATTCTTATTCACCTGGATATCTGAAATGAATCTGTCCTTGTAAGAAAGAAACCGGACCATCAGATAGTATCTGCCTTCCGCAGCGCGGATGCTGAATTCCCCCAGATCATTGCTTGCAGCACCGGTAACCAGGCTTGAATCGGAGGGCAGATAAAGTGCTACCGATGCATAGGCTACCGGATGTCCGGCCTGGTCCACAATGCGGCCTTTCACCTCGTGGTTCGCCACGCCATCATCCGCCTTAACGGTTACAGCTACTGCCAGCAGGCATAGCGATAGGGTAAAACATCTGAGCGAGTCCCGAAAGACTGACAAAAGGCGCATGATGGAATGTGTTTGTTGACTCAGGCGACAAAGGTAAGGCGAATAAACAGAATCATCCAGCCACGGAAGGTTTTTGCGATGAGCGTTGACGATCTCACGACCAGTTCGGGTGAAACAACGGCGGGAAATGCGATGGTAAATGTAAGAAGTTCACGGGCCTCGAAGTGGTTATTCCACTACTGTTGAGTGGCTTAAGGAAAATGGACATTGAAGATATGGTCGTTCGGAATTATTACAGAGGCGCCAGGGGATTTTTTTTAGTCCGTATTTAGCGTGGACATAAACAATCAGTTACACCTTTAATGGCTCATGTTTCAATTAAATACAAAGATTGGTATTGGCTCTATTATCCTTTTAAAAGTGATTTCACCATTTGTATGAAATACATCTATTCTTACGAATGAACAAAATTAAAATTACAAAAATGTAATATTGCGACAATCAAATCAAGTTTCACTTAAATCAACAAAACAATGAAAAAAGTAGTGCTCATGAGTACGGTTGTCATACTTGGTATGACAGCATGTAAAAAAGAAAAAGTGGCAGAGGTTGCAGCTGTAAGCCCGACACAGGTTCCGGAATGGTTGGCCGCAGAAGCCGGAGGGTTGTGTATTCATTATGGATACGAATTGCTCCAAAACTCCCAGGGAGATTATGCCTGCCTCGTTGGAAAGTTGGAGAACTGCGCGAAAATAGGCCCTTGTCCGGCAACTCCGGGAAACAAGCGGGACAATGACCGGAAGCAATTGATAAGAGAGTTCATCCATGCGTTTGATTTGAACAATGTATCTTCGTTCTTTGACATTCCCGGATGGCAGGAATTGTTTCCGGGTGTGGCATCGGATCATGCGTTACTCGGAAAAATAAAATCCGGTGAGATGATCTTCCAACGTTCACAATCCTCCGCAGGTAGTACAGTATTCCAACTGGTTACATCTGGTTCTGGAAAGCAACAGTTATCGCAGACAGTAGCCATCGAAATTGAGGGTTAGGAAATGATACAGGTTCTGAATTTCCATGCATTGAAATGTGCATTTTGGCTTTGTTTATTTATGGCTGTATGCACCAGATGCAGTCCACAGAATAATCAGCTAGCACATGTCAGGGACTATGTGATCACGCCCGTGGAACGCGGTCAGGTGGTATTGTATGATCTGCTTGACACGGATTCTGGTGTGTTTGCCTTGACCTGGAACGCACCATTGCGTGATGTCACTTTTCACGCTTTGTCTGATTCCGGTTATGAATCACACGTGTCTCTGAAGGTTTTCGAACCTTCAATGTTTGGGAGTCAGGAAAACCTGTACATTCTTCCGCACAATCGTGATAGTTTGTTTGTAGTGCCTGAAATAAGTACGTCGGTATACCTGCTTGATCACCAGGGAGCCGTGCAGGATACTTTCAGGTTGGATCGTCTGAGTCCATCAGGAAATGACAGATACAGGCTCTCTGTAAATCTGTATAGCCCTATGTTATACATACCTCCGTACCTGTATTTGTCCATGGTGAAAGAGAGGGAACCCGGGTCGGAACGAACGAATGATGGGTGGTACCCGGGTACCCTTCCTTTCAAAGTAGTGAATATCAAAGGTGATAGTCTTGTCGCTGATTCCATACCCGTGAGTTGGCCGGAATTGAAAAATGAGAACATGCAGTTTTCCCTGATCGGGCCTATGTGCACGCAGTTGCCGGATAGTCAACTGATCTTTCATTATACCAACGTACCGTTGCTACAGAGATGGGACCGGGACAATGGGTTGGAAACATATGATCCGCAGGGAAAGTTCTTTGGGAGAATTCCGCATTATGATGAGGAATCGGCTCGCGCGGATCTGGACTATATCCGGCGATTCATTCTGGAATGCCCTTCTTATTTGTACCTGGTTTACGATCCTTATCGACATCTCTATTTCCGGTCGTACTACCCCGAAATGAGGTTGAAAATAAAAGATGATATGTTACCAAGACCGGATGATCAGTCGTGGTATTTGATGGTGATGGATGAGCAATTCAATGTACTTGATGAGATTCCTATGACATCAGACTATAACCCATACTTCATCAAGCCGGTGCGTGAGGGGTTGTTGATCGCGCAAAAGAAGACGAACCGATTTTCCAACCAATTCTCTATTTCACTTTTTACATACCATCAACGATGAAATGGTTTCAAAAATCCATAGTTGCACTTTTCCTGCTCATGGCTTGTCACAGTGCCAGGGAAAGAAACATGGTTGAGCAAAGGCAGATGTTTGCCTCTTTCGTGAAGGAGCAATATCAGTATGAAGTCCAACCTGGTGATGTATTCATTCTCATACCCCGGCTGATCTGTAAAGGTTGTGTGCAAATGAAACTCATTCAGCTGGAGGAGATGCTGGCCTCAGATACCCTGGAGCATACCCGCATCATCACTTCAAATCCGGGGATAGTTTCCGATTCCCTGGAACAACGTATCGTTGTATGGAAGGACAAGGAAGGCTGGCTCGATCGCGTGAACCTGCATATTGCAAATATGACCATGGTGCACATCGGGCCGGACGGGAATTTTCTGATTCGCTCCATCCCAACCACAGATAATCAACATGTGAAGGTATGGCTGGAAATGCCGGACAAATAAATCAAATTCAACTTTTTCAGTTGGTTCAGTGGTGCTAAGATGTAGTTGATTTTCATTTCCGGAGATAAGAAGGAGATCCTGTTGGATGACCAACGGCAAATACGTTCGATCGTTGTAAACTTTTAGTAGAATTCATACATTCGTTCGGCCTTCTTTTTATATGAACTTACTCCCAATGCCATGAAAAACCGGGTACTATTACTCGCGTGTATAGCTTTATCATGTGCTACACATGCCCAGGTTATTAACAATATCCATCTTTCCAATCCTGCAGCAAAAGACATCCTGGAAGGGAACTATACGCCATCAACTTACAGCGCCTCCAATGTAATCGAGCATCCGGAAACCATCCTTGACGGACTGATACAGGATATTCGCCCTGACTCGTTGCATTCCTACATGGAACACCTGGGCACCTTTGGCAACCGCAATTCCGGATCGGATACCTTATCGGATACC
Coding sequences within it:
- a CDS encoding DUF4221 family protein — protein: MAVCTRCSPQNNQLAHVRDYVITPVERGQVVLYDLLDTDSGVFALTWNAPLRDVTFHALSDSGYESHVSLKVFEPSMFGSQENLYILPHNRDSLFVVPEISTSVYLLDHQGAVQDTFRLDRLSPSGNDRYRLSVNLYSPMLYIPPYLYLSMVKEREPGSERTNDGWYPGTLPFKVVNIKGDSLVADSIPVSWPELKNENMQFSLIGPMCTQLPDSQLIFHYTNVPLLQRWDRDNGLETYDPQGKFFGRIPHYDEESARADLDYIRRFILECPSYLYLVYDPYRHLYFRSYYPEMRLKIKDDMLPRPDDQSWYLMVMDEQFNVLDEIPMTSDYNPYFIKPVREGLLIAQKKTNRFSNQFSISLFTYHQR